The Schizosaccharomyces pombe strain 972h- genome assembly, chromosome: I genome contains a region encoding:
- the cgs1 gene encoding cAMP-dependent protein kinase regulatory subunit Cgs1, with product MSFEEVYEELKALVDEQNPSDVLQFCYDFFGEKLKAERSVFRRGDTITESFSDGDESDFLSELNDMVAGPEAIGPDAKYVPELGGLKEMNVSYPQNYNLLRRQSVSTESMNPSAFALETKRTFPPKDPEDLKRLKRSVAGNFLFKNLDEEHYNEVLNAMTEKRIGEAGVAVIVQGAVGDYFYIVEQGEFDVYKRPELNITPEEVLSSGYGNYITTISPGEYFGELALMYNAPRAASVVSKTPNNVIYALDRTSFRRIVFENAYRQRMLYESLLEEVPILSSLDKYQRQKIADALQTVVYQAGSIVIRQGDIGNQFYLIEDGEAEVVKNGKGVVVTLTKGDYFGELALIHETVRNATVQAKTRLKLATFDKPTFNRLLGNAIDLMRNQPRARMGMDNEYGDQSLHRSPPSTKA from the exons ATGTCTTTCGAAGAAGTATATGAGGAGCTAAAAGCCCTTGTTGATGAGCAAAATCCTTCAGATGTACTTCAATTTTGCTATGACTTTTTTGGAGAAAAGCTGAAAGCTGAGCGCTCAGTATTTCGTCGAG GCGACACCATTACAGAGTCTTTTAGCGACGGAGATGAAAGCGATTTCCTGTCTGAGCTCAACGATATGGTTGCTGGCCCCGAGGCAATTGGTCCGGATGCCAAATACGTTCCTGAATTGGGAggattaaaagaaatgaacGTTTCATATCCGCAAAACTACAATCTGTTGCGTCGCCAATCTGTTTCCACTGAGTCGATGAATCCTAGTGCATTTGCACTAGAGACCAAACGAACCTTTCCTCCGAAGGATCCTGAAGATTTGAAAAGACTAAAGCGCTCAGTTGCTGGgaactttttgtttaagaATTTGGATGAAGAACATTACAACGAGGTTCTGAACGCTATGACTGAAAAACGGATTGGAGAGGCTGGTGTTGCTGTCATTGTCCAAGGAGCAGTTGGAGATTACTTTTATATTGTGGAGCAAGGTGAATTCGATGTATACAAAAGGCCCGAACTAAATATTACCCCTGAAGAAGTGCTTTCGAGTGGTTATGGTAACTACATAACTACGATTTCTCCCGGTGAATATTTTGGAGAGTTGGCACTCATGTATAATGCTCCACGAGCTGCATCGGTGGTCTCCAAAACACCAAATAATGTAATTTACGCATTAGATCGTACAAGTTTCCGTCGTATCGTATTTGAAAACGCATATCGCCAGAGGATGCTGTATGAAAGCCTCCTTGAAGAAGTTCCCATTCTCTCAAGCCTTGACAAATATCAACGACAAAAAATTGCCGATGCTCTTCAGACAGTCGTGTATCAAGCCGGTAGCATCGTTATTCGACAAGGCGACATTGGTAACCAGTTTTATCTGATAGAGGATGGCGAGGCTGAAGTAGTGAAGAATGGCAAAGGCGTAGTCGTTACCCTAACCAAGGGAGATTACTTTGGTGAACTAGCTTTAATTCACGAAACAGTGAGAAATGCGACGGTACAGGCAAAAACTCGCCTGAAACTTGCTACATTTGATAAACCTACATTTAATAGACTACTTGGTAACGCGATCGATTTGATGCGTAATCAACCTCGTGCCAGGATGGGAATGGATAATGAGTATGGTGACCAATCTCTTCATAGGTCACCTCCATCAACTAAAGCATAA